Proteins encoded in a region of the Zea mays cultivar B73 chromosome 2, Zm-B73-REFERENCE-NAM-5.0, whole genome shotgun sequence genome:
- the LOC103647658 gene encoding LOW QUALITY PROTEIN: mitochondrial amidoxime reducing component 2 (The sequence of the model RefSeq protein was modified relative to this genomic sequence to represent the inferred CDS: substituted 1 base at 1 genomic stop codon) gives MAMEKAASSLLGGGGGEPAATVKSIFIYPIKSCRGLAVSQALIISTGFRWDRQWVVVNGKGRAYTQRVEPKLALVQVELPPEAFAEDWQPTPYDHLVIRAPGMDTLKIPLAAEHTTIDDVSVWEWSGSAYDEGAEVSEWFSTYFGKPSRLVRFKEASETRPTDPYYGQGQGYKIMFTDRFPFLIASQGSLDALNEILKEPVPMNRFRPNILVDGCNPYSEDLWKTIKIRNNWIYTIKLCXLIQVPSINQEDGIPGTEPNETLQTFRSDQVLRPSHKNKRQVYFGVNLVCKESLSGKDEGKIIKVGDPVYVVQAFDSSNEALV, from the exons ATGGCCATGGAGAAGGCTGCCTCCTCCCTCTTAGGCGGAGGCGGCGGGGAGCCGGCAGCGACTGTGAAATCTATCTTCATATACCCTATCAAGTCCTGCAGGGGTCTCGCCGTGTCACAGGCGCTCATCATCTCTACCG GGTTCCGGTGGGATCGGCAGTGGGTGGTGGTGAACGGCAAAGGGCGAGCATACACCCAGAGGGTGGAACCCAAGCTCGCTCTGGTCCAGGTAGAGTTGCCGCCGGAGGCCTTCGCCGAGGACTGGCAGCCCACGCCCTACGACCACCTGG TTATCAGAGCACCCGGAATGGACACGCTGAAGATACCTCTAGCAGCGGAACACACCACAATCGATGATGTCTCTGTGTGGGAGTGGTCTGGCTCTGCGTACGATGAAGGGGCTGAAGTGTCTGAGTGGTTCTCCACTTACTTTGGGAAGCCAAGTCGACTAGTGCGCTTCAAAGAAG CATCCGAAACTAGGCCAACTGATCCATATTACGGCCAAGGCCAAGGTTACAAGATCATGTTCACCGATCGCTTCCCATTTCTGATAGCCTCTCAG GGTTCATTGGACGCACTAAATGAGATTCTTAAAGAACCTGTACCAATGAACCGCTTCAGACCAAA TATTTTAGTGGATGGATGCAACCCATACTCAGAGGACCTGTGGAAAACCATAAAGataaggaacaattggatctataccattaa ACTGTGTTGATTAATTCAGGTGCCAAGCATTAATCAAGAGGATGGAATACCTGGCACTGAACCAAATGAAACTCTACAGACATTTCGGTCCGACCAAGTGCTTCGTCCAAGCCACAAAAATAAACGACAG GTGTACTTTGGGGTGAATTTAGTCTGCAAGGAATCTCTATCAGGAAAGGACGAAGGAAAGATCATCAAGGTTGGCGATCCAGTTTATGTTGTGCAGGCATTCGATTCTTCTAATGAAGCCCTAGTCTGA